From Algoriphagus sp. NG3, the proteins below share one genomic window:
- the dcm gene encoding DNA (cytosine-5-)-methyltransferase, with translation MPVKYSELKKKLKIDIKKPEQSGLAYLTHFLHGAENGASKYYQHSASEYAESVLDSVAEPWYQGYLPIKWDIPFPPPENPTFKFIDLFAGIGGFRMAFQNLGGKCVFTSEWNHYAQKTYEANFGEVPFGDITKIDEKEIPDHDILVGGFPCQPFSIAGVSKKNSLGRTHGFLDETQGTLFFDIARILKHKRPKAFLLENVKNLVSHDKGKTFKIISETLRELGYNIHYRVLDGKYYAPQHRERIVIVGFDKKVFHGKENFSFPEMPDNPPMVVEDILEKDVDEKYTLSDKLWDYLQKYAQKHKAAGNGFGYGLVNFDGVSRTLSARYYKDGSEILIPQEGKNPRRLTPRECARLQGYPEAFVIPNYVSDTQAYRQFGNSVVQPLMEDVGRSIIETFKIEELKHVKSAV, from the coding sequence ATGCCAGTTAAGTATTCGGAATTAAAAAAGAAGTTAAAGATAGACATCAAAAAGCCAGAACAATCCGGATTGGCCTATTTGACCCACTTTTTACATGGAGCCGAAAACGGGGCTTCTAAGTATTATCAGCATAGCGCTAGTGAATATGCAGAATCAGTTTTGGATTCAGTAGCCGAGCCTTGGTATCAGGGTTATTTACCTATCAAATGGGATATTCCTTTCCCTCCGCCTGAAAACCCAACTTTCAAATTTATTGATCTCTTTGCGGGAATAGGAGGGTTCAGAATGGCATTTCAGAATTTAGGTGGCAAATGTGTATTCACCAGCGAGTGGAATCATTACGCCCAAAAGACTTACGAAGCCAACTTTGGGGAAGTGCCTTTTGGGGACATTACCAAAATAGACGAGAAGGAAATCCCAGACCACGATATTTTGGTAGGAGGGTTCCCTTGCCAGCCATTTTCTATTGCAGGAGTATCAAAGAAGAATTCTTTGGGAAGAACGCACGGCTTCTTGGATGAAACTCAAGGGACATTGTTTTTTGATATAGCCCGGATTCTAAAGCATAAAAGACCAAAAGCGTTCCTTCTGGAAAATGTGAAGAATCTCGTTTCCCATGACAAGGGAAAGACCTTTAAGATTATTTCTGAGACGCTGAGAGAGCTGGGTTATAATATCCACTATCGGGTATTGGATGGGAAGTATTATGCGCCACAGCATAGAGAGCGTATTGTGATCGTTGGTTTTGATAAGAAAGTTTTTCACGGGAAGGAGAATTTCTCATTTCCGGAAATGCCGGATAATCCCCCCATGGTTGTCGAGGATATTTTGGAAAAGGATGTGGATGAGAAATACACCTTATCCGATAAACTTTGGGATTACCTGCAAAAGTATGCCCAGAAGCACAAAGCAGCAGGCAATGGCTTTGGCTATGGCTTGGTGAATTTTGACGGGGTGTCTAGGACTCTCAGTGCCAGATACTATAAGGACGGTTCGGAAATCCTGATTCCTCAGGAGGGCAAAAATCCCCGTCGTCTTACTCCCAGAGAGTGTGCCAGACTTCAGGGATATCCAGAAGCATTTGTAATACCTAACTATGTTTCCGATACACAGGCCTACAGGCAATTTGGCAATTCTGTAGTTCAGCCATTGATGGAGGATGTTGGAAGATCAATTATTGAAACTTTTAAAATAGAAGAATTAAAGCATGTCAAATCCGCTGTCTAA
- a CDS encoding M12 family metallopeptidase, translated as MKTNLVILAYLLLSISSCNDKEILPDEYHNVNQKSSSFKAFKIQMSFTHDPIELTVELVDSLAIIEGDIIVGTEEDFEQAGLAGIIGVGKLWEKATIPYEIQEGHSKKIEINKAIDYINLNTNLNIVPRSNEIDYVYFAKSEGCSSWVGKQGYKQNINIGKCSYGSIIHEILHASGFYHEQSRTDRDKYISIEFSNIKEKSRHNFKRYVDRGYSGNDIDEYDYNSIMHYRDKAFSINGKKTISLKVPPATSATIVGQRNGMSKTDIKTINMVYDVK; from the coding sequence ATGAAAACTAATTTGGTAATACTAGCATATTTATTATTGTCTATTTCATCTTGTAATGACAAAGAAATACTTCCAGATGAGTATCATAATGTCAATCAAAAATCAAGTAGTTTCAAGGCATTTAAAATTCAAATGTCATTTACTCACGATCCAATTGAGCTAACAGTCGAATTGGTTGATAGTTTAGCAATAATTGAAGGAGATATAATTGTAGGTACTGAAGAAGATTTTGAGCAAGCTGGTCTAGCAGGAATTATAGGTGTAGGGAAATTATGGGAGAAAGCTACAATCCCTTATGAAATCCAAGAAGGACATTCAAAAAAAATAGAGATTAATAAAGCCATAGATTACATTAATTTAAATACCAACCTTAACATAGTTCCGAGATCTAATGAGATTGATTATGTTTATTTTGCTAAATCTGAAGGATGTTCTTCTTGGGTTGGAAAACAAGGGTATAAGCAAAATATTAATATTGGAAAATGCTCATATGGAAGTATAATTCACGAAATTCTCCATGCTAGTGGTTTTTATCATGAGCAATCTCGCACAGATAGAGATAAATATATTTCAATTGAATTTAGTAATATCAAAGAAAAAAGTAGGCATAATTTTAAAAGATATGTAGATAGAGGTTATTCAGGAAATGATATTGATGAATATGATTATAATTCAATTATGCATTATAGAGATAAAGCATTCTCTATTAATGGAAAAAAAACCATAAGTTTAAAAGTTCCCCCTGCTACATCTGCTACTATTGTCGGACAAAGAAATGGAATGAGTAAAACTGATATTAAAACCATAAATATGGTCTATGATGTAAAATAA
- a CDS encoding DUF4468 domain-containing protein gives MKSTILYFIISFLGIGNSSFAQGDNMYPSGSSVTIPDILQLPDFPFQNGEVTYQSVHEFDADQKTLYGIALRYVSDYYKSAKSVIDVADPDNGLVIVKGIFSITSDVYYRFFGNQKSANTYLTYHTLKIECKDNKIRATIDNLRAELQANPSLGIVTTEIPIKQLISLYNQYEEIKKPKKRETIAQVNRSFLLDELDLNAYNFLNGLEPYFAKQLTDDW, from the coding sequence ATGAAATCAACAATACTCTACTTTATTATTTCTTTTCTTGGAATAGGAAATTCATCCTTTGCGCAAGGCGACAATATGTATCCCTCAGGTTCATCGGTCACTATTCCCGATATTTTGCAACTTCCTGATTTTCCTTTTCAAAACGGAGAAGTTACTTACCAGAGCGTGCATGAGTTTGATGCCGATCAGAAGACATTGTATGGAATAGCATTGAGGTATGTAAGTGATTATTATAAAAGTGCCAAGTCAGTCATTGATGTGGCTGACCCGGATAATGGTTTGGTGATTGTCAAGGGCATATTCAGCATTACATCTGACGTGTACTATAGATTTTTTGGGAATCAAAAATCCGCTAACACTTATTTGACTTACCATACCCTTAAAATTGAATGCAAGGACAATAAAATCCGTGCGACCATCGACAATCTTCGGGCAGAACTCCAAGCCAATCCCAGCCTCGGAATAGTAACAACTGAAATTCCGATAAAGCAACTCATTAGCCTGTATAATCAATACGAGGAAATCAAAAAGCCAAAGAAACGGGAGACTATAGCACAGGTAAACCGCAGCTTCTTGCTTGATGAACTTGATCTGAACGCCTACAATTTCTTAAATGGTCTGGAGCCCTATTTCGCTAAGCAGCTAACTGATGATTGGTAA
- a CDS encoding STAS domain-containing protein, producing MERFKHIDFSGLDSIKSRAAVRTFFQFTGEVQTVKVDFAKIDFLSRTAAHELLVIQNSLSSKGVDVSFLNVGSQVNEMLELVKKSLGKEKQPGFRFVKWLTFEDDKKYEDYLMQL from the coding sequence ATGGAAAGATTTAAGCATATAGATTTCAGTGGACTGGATTCGATTAAGTCCAGAGCGGCAGTTCGTACATTTTTCCAGTTTACAGGAGAGGTACAGACGGTAAAGGTTGATTTTGCGAAGATTGATTTTCTTTCCCGTACAGCAGCACATGAATTGTTAGTGATTCAAAACAGCCTTTCTTCCAAAGGCGTGGATGTTTCATTTCTCAATGTAGGTTCTCAGGTAAATGAGATGCTTGAATTGGTCAAAAAATCGCTTGGAAAAGAAAAGCAACCCGGTTTCCGTTTTGTAAAGTGGCTCACCTTCGAGGATGATAAAAAATACGAAGACTACTTGATGCAATTATAA
- a CDS encoding HNH endonuclease — protein MEEKTPAQRNPKWHRDEIEHEETSHTGMIISGARFHVSFKNQLYTHEIILALDLYFQLEPGQINHSNPAIIELSEVPNRLPIFQVRPDEARFRNANGAAMKLGNLLAIDPGYHGKGLKGGGKLEKVVFEEFQDKRTELRNIANTIRAAAANPQLSLKLYELPEEVEEEQLEFREGKVLYRLHKYKERDTRLVLAKKTQHLKKYGALDCESCDFNFQVKYGDLGKGFIECHHQTPLYQYDGIQETLLDDLALVCSNCHRMLHRGMDTLSVGDLRGLIS, from the coding sequence ATGGAAGAAAAAACACCGGCACAGCGAAACCCAAAATGGCACAGGGATGAAATCGAGCACGAGGAAACCTCACACACGGGAATGATTATAAGTGGTGCGAGATTCCATGTGTCCTTTAAAAATCAATTATATACACATGAAATTATCCTTGCGCTGGACCTGTACTTTCAGCTGGAGCCAGGTCAGATCAACCATTCCAACCCGGCAATTATAGAACTTTCCGAAGTGCCGAACAGGCTACCCATATTTCAAGTAAGACCTGATGAAGCCCGCTTCCGCAATGCAAACGGTGCGGCAATGAAACTGGGGAATTTACTGGCCATAGACCCCGGTTACCATGGCAAAGGGCTGAAAGGAGGAGGGAAGCTGGAAAAGGTCGTGTTTGAGGAATTTCAGGACAAGAGGACGGAATTAAGGAATATCGCCAACACGATCAGGGCGGCGGCGGCAAACCCACAGCTGAGCTTAAAACTCTACGAGCTCCCCGAAGAAGTAGAGGAGGAACAACTGGAGTTCCGGGAAGGAAAAGTGCTTTACAGACTTCATAAATACAAAGAAAGAGACACTAGGCTAGTACTAGCCAAGAAAACCCAGCACCTCAAAAAATACGGGGCACTGGACTGCGAATCCTGCGACTTCAACTTCCAGGTCAAATACGGCGATCTGGGCAAGGGCTTTATCGAATGCCACCACCAGACTCCGCTCTATCAATACGATGGAATCCAGGAAACCCTGCTGGACGATCTGGCTCTGGTCTGTTCCAATTGTCATCGAATGCTGCATCGGGGCATGGATACGCTGAGTGTGGGCGATTTGAGGGGGTTGATTTCATAA
- a CDS encoding ATP-binding protein produces the protein MKEAIINALSHRDYYDKGAKITVELFKDRVEISNPGGLTSAISLVDFGTKSHSRNPLIFGLFVRIHMVEQVGSGIVRIRDLMKSAKLPEPVFKTEGMFSVVLHRTVEETVEETVEETVEETVEIILNAMKSNPKITSKELQLMTGLTRRGVEYHISNLKSENKIIRVGSTKAGEWKVLI, from the coding sequence TTGAAAGAGGCTATCATTAATGCGCTCTCCCACCGAGACTATTACGACAAGGGAGCTAAAATAACAGTTGAGCTATTCAAAGATCGTGTGGAGATCAGCAATCCGGGTGGATTGACCAGCGCAATCTCATTGGTCGATTTTGGTACCAAAAGCCATAGTCGTAATCCGTTGATTTTTGGTTTGTTCGTCCGTATCCACATGGTAGAGCAAGTAGGCTCCGGTATTGTCCGCATTAGGGATCTGATGAAGTCCGCAAAGCTTCCGGAACCTGTGTTCAAAACAGAAGGGATGTTTTCAGTTGTTCTCCACAGGACTGTGGAAGAAACTGTGGAAGAAACTGTGGAAGAAACTGTGGAAGAAACTGTGGAGATAATCCTAAATGCCATGAAATCAAATCCCAAGATTACATCGAAAGAGTTACAGTTGATGACGGGCTTGACAAGAAGAGGGGTCGAATATCACATCAGTAACTTGAAAAGCGAGAATAAAATAATCCGGGTTGGATCAACAAAGGCAGGGGAATGGAAGGTTTTAATTTAA